One Deefgea tanakiae genomic region harbors:
- a CDS encoding PilZ domain-containing protein: MKVGMREQDQRGALRMQVSYKVKIRPMDLGLPFYGDCTDLSVTGMTVKTSYVPRPEEEFDIFLMPARSHILRSEPFSARVRVKRSHKIEFSTLFELGLEIIQVHS; the protein is encoded by the coding sequence ATGAAAGTCGGGATGCGCGAACAAGATCAACGTGGTGCGCTGCGAATGCAGGTCTCTTATAAAGTAAAAATTCGCCCTATGGACTTGGGTTTGCCTTTTTATGGGGATTGCACTGACTTGAGCGTAACGGGCATGACGGTGAAGACTAGCTATGTGCCTCGCCCAGAGGAGGAGTTCGATATTTTTTTGATGCCGGCCCGATCTCACATATTACGTAGTGAGCCTTTTTCAGCCCGTGTACGTGTAAAGCGAAGCCACAAAATTGAATTTTCGACGCTTTTTGAGTTGGGTTTAGAAATTATTCAAGTTCACAGCTAA
- a CDS encoding SPFH domain-containing protein, with protein sequence MSYEFMLAFLVVAIIFVAKTFKIVPQQSALVIERLGRFHAVLAPGLSIVIPFIDRVAYKHSLKEIPLDIPSQVCITRDNTQLQVDGILYFQVIDPRMASYGSSDYVMAISQLAQTTLRSVVGKLEMDKTFEERDEINRSIVAALDEAAASWGVKVLRYEIKDLTPPQAILHSMQQQITAEREKRALIAQSEGVKQQQINLATGQREAAIQQSQGEMQANINESEGERQAQINRATGEAEALRLVAHATAEAVQAVAAAIQTPGGMEAVNLKVAEQYVAAFGNIAKTGNTMLLPSNAADVAGMVATAMNVVKSANLQKTN encoded by the coding sequence ATGTCTTATGAATTCATGCTGGCTTTTCTGGTTGTCGCGATCATTTTTGTCGCAAAAACCTTCAAAATCGTACCTCAGCAAAGCGCGCTCGTAATTGAACGCCTTGGGCGTTTCCATGCGGTGCTCGCACCCGGCCTAAGCATCGTGATTCCGTTTATTGATCGTGTGGCGTATAAGCACTCCCTCAAAGAAATCCCACTCGATATACCAAGCCAAGTATGTATTACCCGCGACAACACCCAACTGCAAGTCGATGGCATTTTGTATTTCCAAGTAATTGACCCACGCATGGCATCGTATGGTAGCTCTGACTATGTGATGGCCATTAGCCAACTCGCGCAAACCACTTTGCGCTCTGTAGTGGGTAAATTAGAGATGGACAAAACATTTGAAGAGCGAGATGAAATCAACCGCTCGATTGTTGCTGCTCTCGATGAAGCAGCAGCAAGCTGGGGCGTTAAAGTGCTCCGCTACGAAATTAAAGACTTAACCCCACCCCAAGCGATTTTGCATTCAATGCAGCAACAAATCACCGCAGAGCGTGAAAAACGCGCACTCATTGCACAATCTGAGGGCGTGAAACAGCAGCAAATTAACTTGGCAACGGGCCAACGCGAAGCCGCAATTCAACAATCACAAGGTGAAATGCAGGCCAACATCAACGAATCCGAAGGTGAACGCCAAGCGCAGATCAATCGTGCCACTGGTGAAGCTGAAGCACTGCGTTTAGTCGCGCATGCCACGGCAGAAGCCGTACAAGCCGTCGCAGCTGCGATTCAAACGCCAGGTGGTATGGAAGCGGTCAACCTCAAAGTTGCAGAACAATATGTCGCCGCCTTTGGCAATATCGCCAAAACTGGCAACACAATGCTATTGCCGAGTAATGCGGCCGATGTGGCAGGCATGGTAGCGACAGCAATGAATGTCGTGAAATCTGCAAACTTGCAAAAAACCAACTAA
- a CDS encoding NfeD family protein produces the protein MSTTSFWLILAAILISCEIFTTTFYLLAIALGFLIAAAAASLNFSIEVQIGLSGLFALLAVLGVRQWKIKHPRIETLVDADDIGQRIEIETWLDDQHARVKYRGSYWDAVTAPNTQKAEHLHWVISARHGATLEITPLLSN, from the coding sequence ATGTCTACTACCAGCTTCTGGCTCATCCTTGCCGCCATCCTGATTTCTTGTGAAATTTTCACAACGACTTTCTATCTTTTAGCGATTGCACTTGGCTTTTTAATTGCAGCAGCCGCAGCAAGCCTCAATTTCAGCATCGAAGTACAAATTGGCCTCAGTGGCCTATTTGCGCTACTTGCCGTACTCGGGGTTCGCCAATGGAAAATCAAACATCCACGGATTGAAACGCTAGTCGATGCGGATGATATTGGGCAACGAATTGAAATTGAAACATGGCTAGATGATCAACACGCCCGCGTTAAATACCGAGGCAGTTACTGGGATGCCGTCACCGCGCCCAATACTCAAAAGGCTGAGCATCTACACTGGGTCATCAGTGCGCGCCATGGTGCAACCCTGGAAATCACCCCACTATTATCAAATTAA
- a CDS encoding replication-associated recombination protein A, whose translation MNDLFSNKPVQPLAEQLRPKSITDVVGQQHLLAKGKPLALALASGKAHSMIFWGPPGVGKTTLARLLANAFDCELIALSAVFSGVKDIRLAMDQAECNLQLNRRTILFVDEVHRFNKAQQDAFLPFVESGLITFIGATTENPSFEVNAALLSRAQVYVLHSLTEADLSQLIQRAEKQLDPTITIAADAVPAFIDLADGDGRRLLNLIEQASQAAQASQRNHINAAFLADALSISSRRFDKGGDHFYDQISALHKSVRGSNPDGALYWLVRMLDGGADARYLARRIVRMAWEDIGLADPRAMQIANDAATTFERLGSPEGELALAQAVIYLAVAPKSNAGYLAYKAAKALVKQDQSRDVPMHLRNAPTKLMAELGHGHEYRYAHDEPDAYAAGETYLPEGLNHARFYEPTPRGLEQKITQKMQHLAELDVEWNKNQSK comes from the coding sequence GTGAATGATTTGTTTAGCAATAAGCCGGTGCAACCTCTCGCAGAGCAGCTACGTCCCAAATCGATTACGGATGTCGTAGGTCAACAGCACTTACTCGCAAAAGGTAAACCGCTCGCGCTGGCTTTAGCGAGCGGCAAAGCACATTCCATGATCTTTTGGGGCCCGCCCGGCGTGGGCAAGACCACATTGGCGCGTTTACTTGCCAATGCGTTTGACTGCGAACTAATTGCCCTGTCGGCGGTGTTTTCAGGCGTCAAAGATATTCGCCTCGCGATGGATCAGGCCGAGTGCAATCTACAACTCAATCGACGTACGATTTTGTTTGTCGACGAAGTCCACCGTTTTAATAAAGCGCAGCAAGATGCTTTTCTACCCTTTGTCGAATCTGGGCTAATTACCTTTATTGGCGCAACCACCGAAAATCCATCCTTTGAAGTGAATGCGGCATTGTTGTCGCGCGCACAAGTATATGTATTGCATTCATTGACTGAAGCTGATCTCAGCCAGCTCATTCAACGAGCAGAGAAACAGCTTGATCCGACGATCACGATTGCTGCGGATGCCGTGCCTGCATTCATCGATCTCGCCGACGGAGATGGTCGCCGCCTACTGAATTTGATTGAGCAAGCCAGCCAAGCAGCACAAGCGAGCCAGCGCAACCACATCAACGCGGCGTTTCTCGCCGATGCATTGAGCATCAGTAGCCGACGTTTTGATAAAGGCGGAGATCATTTCTACGACCAAATTTCTGCACTACATAAATCAGTACGCGGCTCGAATCCCGATGGTGCGCTGTATTGGCTGGTACGGATGCTTGATGGCGGCGCAGATGCACGTTACTTAGCGCGCCGCATTGTACGCATGGCCTGGGAAGATATCGGCCTCGCTGATCCGCGTGCAATGCAAATTGCCAATGATGCCGCTACAACGTTTGAGCGACTTGGCTCACCCGAGGGTGAGCTCGCCCTAGCGCAAGCCGTGATTTATCTCGCGGTAGCACCAAAATCAAACGCAGGCTACTTGGCCTACAAAGCGGCGAAAGCACTGGTTAAACAAGACCAATCCCGTGACGTACCGATGCATCTACGCAATGCCCCCACCAAACTAATGGCAGAGCTAGGACACGGCCATGAATATCGCTACGCTCACGATGAGCCCGATGCCTATGCCGCCGGTGAAACCTATTTGCCTGAAGGCTTAAATCACGCGCGCTTTTATGAGCCCACACCACGTGGCTTAGAGCAAAAAATCACCCAAAAAATGCAGCATTTAGCTGAGCTTGATGTCGAATGGAATAAAAACCAAAGCAAATAA
- a CDS encoding exopolyphosphatase, with protein sequence MADQKYRLVTRSDFDGLVCAVLLNELDLIDDILFVHPKDMQDGKVPITDRDITTNLPYVAGAYLAFDHHLSETIRNDGKLKNHIIDPKAPSAARVVYDYYGGKERFNDISDDMMLAVDKADSAEFTRDEILNPNDWVLLNYLMDARTGLGRFRSFRISNYQLMMDLIKYCRHHGIDEILKLPDVIERIELYMEHAPLAKEQIQRCSRIYDNLVVLDLRDEETIYATNRFMIYALYPQCNISIHVMWGLQKQNTVFATGKSIINRSSQTNIGELMLQYGGGGHENAGTCQIANNKVDEALRELALKITSDG encoded by the coding sequence ATGGCAGATCAAAAATACCGTTTGGTAACCCGCAGTGATTTTGATGGTTTAGTGTGTGCCGTTCTACTCAATGAGCTCGATCTCATTGACGATATTTTGTTTGTACACCCGAAAGACATGCAAGATGGGAAAGTGCCGATCACCGATCGCGACATTACCACCAACCTTCCTTATGTCGCGGGTGCTTATCTAGCTTTCGACCACCACTTATCTGAAACCATTCGCAACGACGGCAAGCTAAAAAATCATATCATTGATCCTAAAGCCCCTTCAGCTGCGCGCGTTGTTTATGACTATTACGGTGGTAAAGAACGCTTCAACGACATCAGCGATGACATGATGCTCGCGGTCGATAAAGCCGATTCAGCTGAATTTACTCGCGATGAAATTCTTAATCCGAATGATTGGGTGTTACTCAATTACCTGATGGATGCAAGGACAGGATTGGGGCGCTTTAGAAGTTTTAGAATTTCAAACTATCAACTGATGATGGATTTAATTAAGTACTGCCGCCATCACGGCATCGATGAAATCCTTAAACTACCCGATGTCATCGAGCGCATTGAGCTCTACATGGAACACGCGCCACTAGCCAAAGAGCAAATTCAGCGCTGCAGTCGCATTTATGACAATCTCGTCGTTTTGGATTTGCGTGATGAAGAAACCATTTACGCCACCAATCGCTTTATGATTTATGCACTGTATCCACAGTGCAACATCTCGATTCACGTGATGTGGGGATTGCAAAAACAAAACACCGTCTTCGCTACCGGCAAATCGATTATCAATCGCTCATCGCAAACCAATATCGGCGAGTTGATGCTGCAATACGGTGGTGGCGGCCATGAAAATGCAGGCACCTGCCAAATCGCCAACAATAAAGTCGATGAAGCACTCAGAGAATTAGCACTCAAAATCACTTCGGATGGCTAA
- a CDS encoding PaaI family thioesterase: MAEGIACFATINEALNQIPYAKLLGIQAVDRDGLPEFYLPFAEHNIGNVLLPAIHGGVIGGFLENAAVLHLMWAQESNEIPRIVDFSIDYLRSARALDLHARCEIVRQGKRVANVLMTAWQDDESQPVATARAHFLLS, translated from the coding sequence ATGGCTGAGGGTATTGCTTGCTTTGCTACTATTAACGAAGCCTTGAATCAAATACCCTATGCAAAACTATTGGGTATTCAAGCCGTTGATCGTGATGGTTTACCTGAATTTTATCTACCGTTTGCTGAACACAATATTGGCAATGTGCTATTGCCAGCGATTCATGGCGGTGTGATTGGTGGCTTTTTAGAAAATGCCGCCGTGTTGCACCTGATGTGGGCGCAAGAATCGAATGAGATTCCACGGATTGTCGATTTTTCAATTGATTATCTGCGTTCGGCACGGGCTTTAGATTTGCATGCGCGCTGTGAAATTGTTCGCCAAGGTAAGCGTGTGGCCAATGTATTGATGACCGCGTGGCAAGATGATGAATCACAGCCTGTGGCCACTGCCCGCGCTCATTTCTTATTAAGTTAA
- a CDS encoding PaaI family thioesterase: protein MSSGLWLPVAHPDFFAEVAPWFMALPHCKTLGLELVTAGRGKVTLKLPFKDALIGNPETRVLHGGVVTSLIDTASGISLYTLLDQPEAAATLDLRIDYLRPAKPDLPLYCTAECYRLTESIAFMRATAYQADPDKPVAHSVSTFARMAPTKESA, encoded by the coding sequence ATGAGCAGCGGACTGTGGTTACCAGTTGCACACCCTGATTTTTTTGCCGAAGTGGCGCCATGGTTTATGGCGCTGCCGCATTGCAAAACCTTGGGCTTGGAATTGGTCACCGCAGGACGCGGTAAAGTCACGCTGAAATTACCATTTAAAGACGCGTTGATCGGCAATCCTGAAACTCGTGTTTTACATGGTGGTGTCGTCACCTCCTTGATTGATACTGCCAGTGGCATTTCGCTTTATACCTTGCTCGATCAGCCCGAAGCGGCGGCCACACTGGATTTACGTATTGATTACCTGCGTCCTGCCAAACCTGATTTACCGCTGTATTGCACCGCCGAGTGCTACCGCTTAACTGAGTCGATTGCGTTTATGCGCGCCACGGCTTACCAAGCCGATCCAGACAAGCCGGTCGCACACTCGGTTTCGACCTTTGCACGTATGGCACCGACGAAGGAGTCTGCATAA
- the gyrA gene encoding DNA gyrase subunit A: MLEQNSFAKETIPVSLEEEMRHSYLDYAMSVIVGRALPDVRDGLKPVHRRILFAMHESSNVWNRPYVKCARVIGDVLGKYHPHGDFAAYEALVRMAQGFSLRYTLIDGQGNFGSIDGDRAAAYRYTECRLQKISSELLADIDKETVDFTPNYDEKELEPTVLPTRIPNLLVNGSSGIAVGMATNIPPHNINEVIDASLALLDNSELTIDELIDYIPAPDFPTAGIIYGIHGVREGYRTGRGRVVMRARTHFEECGKNGDRQAIIVDELPYQVNKARLLERIAELVREKTIEGISDLRDESDKSGMRVAIELKRGEMADVVLNNLYKHTQLQDSFGINMVALVDGQPRLLNLKQVLECFLKHRREVVTRRTVFELRKARDRGHVLEGLAVALSNVDEIIAMIKAAPTPAEAKTGLMSRVWKSGLVGEMLARADANASRPEGLLEMYGLSDEGYRLSDVQAQAILELRLQRLTGLEQDKIIAEYKEVVEKILDLLDILAREERVTEIIRNEMLEVKANYGDARRSEIIAHGEDLCLEDLITPQDMVVTLTHGGYMKATAVEEYRAQKRGGRGKQAAATKDDDFIDSLFVANTHNYILCFSSRGRVYWLKVYELPQGGRTSRGKPIVNLLPLEEGEKINAVLPVAEFVEDHYIFMATADGTVKKTSLADFSRPKRNGIIAINLDEGNYLVGVALTNGTDQVMLFSDAGKSVRFAEDDVRAMGRTAAGVRGMKLAEGQKVISLLVANSDEQMVLTASDGGYGKRTPVGDFRHTSRGTQGVIAMDLTDKTGLKLVAASLVEESDDVMLITTGGVLIRTKVNQIRETGRSAQGVRLINLDDGEHLSGLQKVAEVDEPEGEDAELVGEDGVVVNDAVITPEAPQDETPSEE; this comes from the coding sequence ATGCTCGAACAAAACAGTTTTGCCAAAGAAACAATCCCCGTCAGCCTCGAAGAGGAAATGCGCCATTCCTATTTAGATTACGCAATGAGTGTCATTGTGGGTCGTGCGCTGCCTGATGTGCGTGATGGTTTAAAACCCGTTCACCGCCGCATTTTATTTGCGATGCATGAAAGTAGTAACGTCTGGAATCGTCCTTACGTCAAATGTGCGCGCGTGATTGGTGATGTGTTGGGTAAATACCACCCACACGGCGATTTTGCTGCGTATGAAGCCTTGGTTCGTATGGCGCAAGGCTTTTCACTACGTTATACCTTGATCGATGGTCAGGGTAACTTTGGTTCTATCGACGGTGACCGCGCTGCTGCTTATCGTTATACCGAGTGCCGCTTACAAAAAATCTCTAGTGAGTTGCTGGCCGATATTGACAAAGAAACTGTTGATTTTACGCCCAACTATGATGAGAAAGAACTTGAGCCGACTGTTCTACCAACGCGAATTCCTAACCTATTAGTGAATGGCTCCTCAGGCATTGCAGTGGGTATGGCGACAAATATTCCGCCGCATAATATTAATGAAGTCATCGATGCCAGCTTAGCGCTATTAGATAATAGCGAGCTGACGATTGATGAGTTGATCGACTACATTCCAGCTCCCGACTTTCCTACCGCCGGTATTATTTACGGTATCCATGGTGTTCGTGAAGGCTACCGCACGGGCCGTGGCCGTGTCGTGATGCGCGCGCGGACTCACTTTGAAGAGTGTGGTAAAAATGGTGATCGCCAAGCGATTATCGTCGATGAGTTACCGTACCAAGTCAATAAAGCACGATTGTTAGAACGTATTGCAGAGTTGGTGCGTGAGAAAACCATCGAGGGTATTTCTGATCTGCGCGATGAATCGGATAAATCCGGTATGCGCGTGGCGATTGAACTCAAACGCGGTGAAATGGCCGACGTGGTTCTGAACAATCTCTATAAGCACACGCAACTGCAAGATAGTTTCGGTATCAATATGGTTGCCTTGGTTGATGGTCAGCCTCGCTTATTGAATCTGAAGCAAGTTTTAGAATGCTTCTTAAAGCACCGCCGCGAAGTTGTAACGCGCCGTACGGTGTTTGAATTGCGCAAAGCGCGTGATCGCGGTCATGTGCTCGAAGGCTTGGCTGTTGCCTTGTCGAATGTCGACGAAATCATTGCGATGATTAAAGCCGCACCAACACCAGCGGAAGCCAAAACGGGTTTGATGAGCCGGGTTTGGAAATCAGGTTTGGTTGGTGAGATGCTCGCGCGTGCCGATGCGAATGCATCGCGCCCAGAAGGTTTGTTGGAAATGTATGGCTTGTCAGACGAAGGCTATCGCCTGTCTGACGTACAAGCGCAAGCGATTTTGGAATTGCGTTTGCAACGCTTAACTGGCCTTGAGCAAGACAAAATCATTGCTGAATACAAAGAAGTCGTTGAGAAGATTCTTGATTTGCTCGATATCTTGGCGCGCGAAGAGCGCGTGACCGAAATCATTCGCAACGAAATGCTCGAAGTGAAAGCCAATTATGGTGATGCACGTCGTTCAGAAATCATCGCGCATGGTGAAGACCTGTGCCTCGAAGATCTGATCACGCCGCAAGATATGGTGGTTACCTTGACGCATGGCGGCTACATGAAAGCCACTGCAGTCGAAGAATATCGTGCGCAAAAACGTGGCGGTCGCGGTAAGCAAGCTGCAGCGACTAAAGACGATGACTTTATCGATAGTCTGTTTGTGGCAAATACACACAATTACATCTTGTGCTTTAGCTCGCGTGGTCGTGTGTATTGGTTGAAAGTGTATGAATTGCCGCAAGGTGGCCGCACTAGCCGTGGCAAGCCGATTGTGAATCTCTTGCCGCTGGAAGAGGGCGAGAAGATCAATGCGGTATTGCCGGTGGCCGAGTTCGTTGAAGATCATTATATCTTTATGGCGACCGCTGATGGCACGGTAAAGAAAACGTCACTGGCTGATTTCTCGCGTCCAAAACGTAACGGTATTATCGCGATCAATTTGGATGAAGGTAATTATCTGGTTGGCGTTGCGTTGACCAATGGTACTGATCAAGTGATGTTGTTCTCTGATGCCGGTAAATCAGTGCGTTTCGCTGAAGATGACGTGCGTGCAATGGGTCGTACTGCGGCAGGTGTGCGCGGCATGAAGTTGGCTGAAGGTCAAAAAGTGATTTCATTGCTCGTTGCGAACTCTGATGAGCAAATGGTGTTGACGGCCAGCGATGGTGGTTACGGTAAACGTACGCCAGTGGGTGATTTCCGGCATACCAGCCGTGGCACGCAAGGCGTGATCGCGATGGACTTGACCGATAAAACGGGCCTGAAACTGGTTGCGGCGAGCTTGGTTGAAGAGTCGGACGACGTGATGTTGATTACCACCGGCGGTGTGTTAATTCGCACCAAGGTCAATCAAATTCGTGAAACCGGTCGTTCTGCGCAAGGTGTACGCTTGATCAATCTGGATGACGGCGAACATCTATCTGGCTTGCAAAAAGTAGCTGAAGTCGATGAGCCCGAAGGTGAAGATGCTGAATTGGTCGGTGAAGACGGCGTGGTAGTGAATGATGCTGTGATCACTCCTGAAGCGCCACAAGATGAAACCCCTAGCGAAGAGTAA
- a CDS encoding OmpA family protein: MLTIKQTLTSFAIVAAFAATGAQAATEIYVTNSTNVSEANPEGAVKISDGTCVQTGSWNAEAAKSVKGCQGYVAPAAPAAVVEAKPAPVVPAPVKTAKKFELKSDALFAFNKSDLKPAGKDALDALYVEVQGMNPTDGMAAVVGFTDRIGSAKFNQGLSERRANTVRNYLISKGAPADKVTAEGRGMADPVTGDTCKNVKPRAKLIECLAPDRRVEVTVSGTAVVVK; this comes from the coding sequence ATGCTGACTATCAAGCAAACTCTGACATCATTCGCTATCGTTGCAGCTTTTGCTGCAACTGGCGCACAAGCTGCTACAGAGATCTACGTAACAAACAGCACTAACGTGTCTGAAGCAAATCCAGAAGGCGCAGTTAAGATTTCTGACGGTACTTGTGTTCAAACTGGTTCTTGGAATGCTGAAGCTGCTAAATCAGTTAAAGGTTGCCAAGGCTACGTAGCTCCAGCTGCACCTGCTGCAGTTGTTGAAGCTAAACCAGCTCCAGTTGTTCCAGCACCAGTTAAAACTGCTAAGAAATTTGAATTGAAATCAGACGCTTTGTTTGCATTCAACAAATCTGACTTGAAACCAGCTGGTAAAGATGCATTGGATGCATTGTATGTTGAAGTTCAAGGCATGAACCCAACTGACGGCATGGCTGCAGTTGTTGGTTTCACTGACCGTATCGGTTCAGCTAAATTCAACCAAGGTCTTTCTGAGCGTCGTGCGAACACAGTTCGCAACTACTTGATCAGCAAAGGTGCACCAGCTGACAAAGTTACTGCTGAAGGTCGTGGCATGGCTGACCCAGTGACTGGCGATACTTGCAAAAATGTTAAACCACGCGCTAAATTGATCGAATGCTTGGCTCCAGATCGTCGCGTTGAAGTGACTGTTTCTGGTACTGCTGTAGTAGTTAAGTAA
- the lolA gene encoding outer membrane lipoprotein chaperone LolA — MRKLTRQFLIVFTTTLLASPAVLANSVAKLQQQLNDIKTLQANFTQQVSSKNNKPQTSNGQVSLVRPGKFRWIYSKPYPQEIISDGKQVWLHDVDLAQVTIKPVGKALDASPAAVLAGNNKLDASFTAIELPNKDGLNWVELTPKQKESSFARIRIGFNETNLSRMELDDQFGQTTQIQFSQVVRNKAIDDKLFTFTPPAGSDVIRE, encoded by the coding sequence ATGAGAAAACTTACTCGTCAATTTCTGATCGTTTTTACAACGACACTCCTTGCATCGCCTGCCGTCTTAGCAAACAGCGTTGCAAAATTACAACAGCAGTTAAACGACATAAAAACGCTTCAAGCCAACTTTACTCAGCAAGTGAGTAGCAAAAATAACAAGCCCCAAACGTCGAACGGCCAAGTAAGCCTAGTCCGCCCCGGCAAGTTTCGCTGGATCTACAGCAAGCCCTATCCACAAGAAATCATCAGCGACGGCAAACAAGTCTGGCTGCATGACGTCGACCTTGCCCAAGTCACGATCAAACCCGTTGGCAAAGCACTCGATGCCAGCCCTGCCGCGGTTCTGGCTGGCAATAATAAACTGGACGCCAGTTTTACTGCCATCGAATTGCCGAATAAAGACGGCTTAAATTGGGTTGAACTAACGCCTAAGCAAAAAGAGAGCAGCTTTGCTCGCATTCGAATCGGGTTTAACGAGACTAATTTGTCCCGCATGGAGCTCGATGATCAGTTTGGTCAAACGACACAAATCCAGTTCTCTCAAGTCGTTCGCAACAAAGCCATAGATGATAAGTTATTCACTTTCACTCCACCCGCAGGAAGCGATGTCATCCGTGAATGA
- the serS gene encoding serine--tRNA ligase — protein sequence MLDIQLLRTDLAAVTARLAERKFVLDAAAFQALEDERKILQTQTQDLQAKRNTSSKQIGAAKAKGEDVSAIMGEVANLGDELKAAESTFAQLDERIKTLLQHIPNLPAADVPFGTDESGNLEVSRWGTPHSFDFAVKDHVDLGAPLGLDFETGAKLSGSRFSVLRGPVAKLHRALAQFMLNTHSNEHGYEEMYTPYIVNDTALFGTGQLPKFAEDMFKVTRGGEEGNVDQYLISTSEITLTNTVAGDLLKLEQLPIKLTAHSPCFRSEAGSYGRDVRGMIRQHQFDKVEMVQIVHPEQSDAALEELVGHAEKILQLLELPYRKVLLCTGDMGFSSQKTYDLEVWLPAQNTFREISSCSNMGAFQARRMQARFKNEAGKNELVHTLNGSGLAVGRTLVAVLENYQNADGSVNVPSVLRPYLGGLEKLTA from the coding sequence ATGCTCGATATCCAACTCCTTCGCACTGACCTCGCCGCCGTAACTGCACGCTTGGCTGAGCGTAAATTTGTCCTCGACGCAGCCGCATTCCAAGCGCTTGAAGATGAACGTAAAATTTTGCAAACCCAAACGCAAGACCTACAAGCGAAACGCAATACCAGCTCAAAACAAATTGGCGCAGCTAAAGCCAAAGGTGAAGACGTTAGCGCCATCATGGGCGAAGTGGCCAATTTGGGCGACGAACTCAAAGCCGCAGAAAGCACATTCGCCCAATTGGATGAGCGCATCAAAACGCTGTTGCAACACATCCCGAATCTCCCCGCTGCAGACGTACCTTTTGGTACCGATGAAAGCGGCAATCTCGAAGTGAGCCGCTGGGGCACGCCACATAGCTTTGATTTTGCAGTCAAAGACCACGTGGATTTAGGTGCACCACTGGGCTTAGATTTTGAAACAGGCGCTAAACTCTCTGGCAGCCGCTTTAGTGTATTGCGCGGCCCCGTTGCGAAGCTTCATCGCGCTCTTGCGCAATTCATGCTCAATACGCACAGCAATGAGCACGGCTACGAAGAGATGTACACTCCCTACATCGTCAACGACACAGCACTTTTCGGTACGGGCCAGTTGCCAAAATTCGCTGAAGACATGTTCAAAGTGACGCGGGGTGGCGAAGAAGGCAATGTGGATCAGTACCTGATTTCAACCTCTGAAATCACGCTCACCAACACCGTCGCAGGTGATTTACTCAAGCTTGAGCAATTGCCGATCAAACTCACGGCACATTCACCATGCTTCCGCTCTGAAGCTGGTTCGTACGGTCGTGACGTGCGCGGCATGATTCGTCAGCATCAATTTGACAAAGTCGAAATGGTGCAAATTGTTCACCCAGAGCAATCAGATGCAGCCCTTGAAGAACTCGTAGGCCATGCAGAAAAAATCCTGCAATTGCTTGAACTACCTTACCGCAAAGTCTTGCTGTGCACGGGGGACATGGGCTTTAGCAGCCAAAAAACTTACGATCTCGAAGTCTGGTTACCGGCACAAAATACGTTCCGTGAGATTTCGAGTTGCTCCAACATGGGCGCTTTCCAAGCTCGCCGTATGCAAGCGCGCTTTAAAAATGAAGCGGGCAAGAATGAGTTGGTTCATACGCTCAATGGCTCGGGTCTCGCAGTCGGCCGCACTTTGGTTGCGGTACTAGAAAACTACCAAAATGCCGATGGCTCAGTGAATGTACCAAGTGTTTTACGCCCTTACTTGGGCGGATTGGAAAAGCTGACGGCTTAA